The following DNA comes from Ochotona princeps isolate mOchPri1 chromosome 8, mOchPri1.hap1, whole genome shotgun sequence.
gtagtgaaccatcagacggaagatcttcttctctgtctctccttctctctgtatatctgtctttccaataaaataaatcttaaaaatggatttcttttcattggaaagtcagatttactgacaaggagacagagaaaaatcttctgtctgctggttcatttcccaagtggccgcaacggccagaactgagctgatccgaagctaggagcccagagcctcttcaggatctcccatgcaggtgcagaatcccaaggctttgtgccgtccttgactgccctcccaagctacaagcagggatctggatgggaagtgtagtttCTCGGAAACAAATTGGCGCTGatacaggatcccggtgcatacacagcaaggactttagccactaggctactgcgcaaggCCGTTGAATCTGTTTTACGTTGGAGAGTATTTCAGGCATCAACATTGTAATGCATAATTGTGTGACATATCTGGTGCATGCTTGATCACAAAGGAAGGCGGCCACGTTGCCCTAGTCTTGCTGGGCTCTTCCGGTTGCACAGTAGCAACTAAATAAGGCAATCCTTACAATCAGGATGGTCTTTAGAGAAGGATAATCTACCTAATAGGCAGTAAGCACCATGTGTTTAATAATTCTTACAGGAAGTTTCCACCAGTTTTAAACATTAGTCTGAATACTTACAAAAACCAACTGAGCCGGGTCTTAATTTGTAAATCAGTTTAAAGTAACGGGGTAACTCGGGGGCCCTTTTTTAGAACTCATTgcattttaatagatttttatctgtatgtttgaaaggcagagcagtggagggGGAGAgatgctgtttgttttttaagatttatttgaaaggtagagttctagaaagagcaggagagacagaagagttCTGTCCACAGACTGAAGCCAAAGCCGGCAGTTCAATCCAGgaggcctcccacgtgagtgtgggggcccaagcgtttaggccatcttccactgctttcccagatgtattagcagggctggattggaagtggagcagccaagactcaagctCGCACTCAGGTGGGATGCTGGGCATTGCGGATCCCAGCTAAcattgctgcaccacagtgctgaccccgtatttcttttttatttcctgtgtgagtAAAGAGACCTTAGTGGTTTGTATTGGCACTTTGAAAGAGCAGTGTTGATTGTGTGCTCATTTTAGCTTTACAATCCCTAAAGTGTTGGGGGAATCTGAATAGCATAGTAGATACTCGGCATTCTTGCTGGTCTGTGGAGTCCTCTGCCAGCCCTTCCGTGGCAGCCAAAGCTGTCGCACTAAGAAAGGAAACAAGGGCAGAAGATGAAAAATGGAGCCCAGTAGAAGCTTGGATGTTGGCTGTTGAAAGAGAGCCAGGTGAGACCCAGCTGCCAGGGCTCAGGCAGGCCCACTCTGCTGGATTCTGTGGGGCACGCACTGTGTGGAGGTGCCGTGCCAGGAGCTCGAGGGACAGGCTCTGAGCACTAGGGAAGGGGAGGAGTTTTGCACCTTCCTTAAAAGCATCCAGTTTCAGGTCTTCAGGTTAAACACATGAGAATAAATAATGAAGACAGGATAGCACTTAGGAAAACAAATGGTTTCTGTGACTGACACCGTGGCTTAGTAGATTAAGCCTCAGCCTACTGTGCCAGCATTCGTATATGtgcgctggtttatgtcccagctgcctcacctcGGATCCAGCTACTGTTAACATGCCTAGGAAAACCAAGGAAGATGGACCACGTTCTTGGATCcttaaacccacatgggagagctggaagaagttatGGCTTCAGACTGGGCCTCTCTGGGTGtctgggagtgaactggtagatgaaagatctgtctctcattctcttcgcaattgtgcctttcaaataaaaatttaaatcacGCATTCTCTTAAAGGGTACATGTCATGTTTGTCAAAAGCCGTGATGAAACGGCAGCTGGCATGAAGGAACTATATTTGAGAAGTCCAAGTGTTCATAGACACTTCACTAGGGAGACAGTACCAGAGCCTCCCATGAGAGTGACCTGGTAAGCTGATACAAAATTAATGCTAAAACTGTGGACCCAGTCTGGGCCACGTCAGGTGAAGTCTGGAAGCATTCCTGGCCCTCCCCAGTTGGGCCATTTCTGGAGGGTTAGATTCAGACACCTGTCCCATTTCAAAAGGTGCTGGGCCGATTAAAGTATGTTCAGAGGAGTACATCTGGGAAGAGTAAGgttgaaagacctggaagaggggaAACATAGGTGAGATGGTGTTTGATGCACTGGCATTGAAAGAGGCACAACTTCTCTAAGGCCAAGCTAAGATCCACAGACCCAAGTTAAGAGATGTGATGTGGTTTATGAGGTATTTGTGTGAAAGGCACTGTTTGAGCTGTTTTCACGGTGATGCCCGATTTTTCATTTTCACAGCACAAGGAGACAGTtatttcagatgaggaaactgaagcccaTCCAGCTGTCGGACAGGATGATCCCATACATGATGGAGCATGTGTGCAAGCATGCCTTCTGCATGTAGGCCAGTGCTCTTGGTCACTAGATCCAGCTTCCGGGCAAGGTGACAGGAAGGGTTCTAGAAGCTCCAAGGTCTGTCAGACTTGGCTGATAAAGGCTCACTGTTTTAACATGAGGTGTTCCCTGGTTGTGGGCACTTGGCGGGCCCACTGGTGCCCAGCCTGGAAGAACACCTGCCTCTGTAgccagcagaagcaggctggacccTCAGACATCAGTACTGTCCTCCCATAGACTGCTTTCTCCCCGGCATAACTCAAAGCTGCTTTGTTGTAACATCAGGCTTTCATTGAAGAGTACAAAAAGGGTAAGTGGATATGTACCTCCTACGTCTTTGGGAAGTTCTGAGGAAACAGATGTTGTCACCAAGGTAGGTGATGGTGTGCCCTCTGGGCAGTGCTGTGCCATCAGCCGGTGCCCAGAGGTTGGCTTTGCAGGGCCACCAGAGCCGTAGGAAGGTAAACTGCTCAAGGGATTCACTTTTCTGCAAGATCAGATCAGCTGCATTAGGAATCAGCTGGCGGCTTGGGCGCTTACGGTGCCAAGTGGTACTGACATCAGTAATGCTTTGCTTCTCTCCAAATTAGGAATGGCTCTCTAAAGGACACGGGGAATACAGAGAAATTCCCAGTGAGAGAGACTTTTTTCAAGAAGTCAAGGAGAGTAAAAACGTGGTTTGCCATTTCTACAGAGATTCTACATTCAGGTAAGTATATTTCCatctgagacttttttttaaggatttatttttattggaaagtcagatacacagagaggaagatcttcagtccaatgattcactccccaagcagccacaacagccagagctgagctgatctgaagctaggagcccagagcctcttccaggtctcccatgtgggtgtagggtcccaaggctttgggccacccttgactgctttcccaggccacaagcagggagttggatgggcagtggagcagttagaatatgaaccagtgcttaaatgggatcccggggcatgcaaagcaaggattttagccattagactaccatgccaggccctagctTCTGGTTCTTAAAAGTATCACTAGGACAAATACAACTTTATAGGGTGCtaaattgtttttctctctcataATAATCTCTGAGGTGGAACGGGGTTCTGACACCACGTTAAGGTGACTGCCAAACTGTAAGCTTAAAAATTGTAGAGATGTGCCTAAGTGATGTTCATTTTGTGACTTACAGGTGTAAAATACTCGACAGACATCTGGTGATACTGTCCAAGAAACATCTTGAGACAAAGTTTCTGAAGCTGAATGTGGAGAAAGCACCTTTCCTTTGTGAGAGACTGCGCATCAAAGTCATTCCCACACTGGCACTGGTGAAGGACGGGAAGACGAAAGATTATGTTGTCGGATTTACGGACCTAGGAAATTCAGATGACTTCACCACAGAAACTTTGGAGTGGAGGCTTGGGTGCTCTGATATTATTAACTACAGGTAACTTTCAGCAGCAGGACAAATTTAATTCCTGTCTAGTTGGCGTTTTCCAAGAAGCttcttttgtgggttttttttgtttgttttttgctcttTCAGTGACAGAGGATAAACAGAATCAAACTGACAATATTGTTCTTACACCACAGCAGGCTAGCTGTAAGACAGCAGTATTGTCTGTAATTCTCCCAGTAAAAAGAACTTCTAATACAGGCTCACTGCACCCAGAACTGACAAAAGCaaaattctctttgcttttcGACCAGAAGTTCTGTTGACACAACCTTGAAATTCTAACCAGTAATTACTGATTAAGAGACCAGATGGAGTATCGGAGTGatataaaatgagatttaaagTTGTTACTCATCAGCTCTCACCTCTTCCCTGACACTTGAAAAAAACTTGTGCTGTTTTCTAAGTGTGATagtgaggaagaaaaaagattttttattttaacagttTGGTTTATCAACTGTATTAAACCATGAAGGATAAATGCttttcaactttttctttttagtggAAACTTAATGGAGCCACCGTTTCAGAACCAAAAGAAATTCGGAACAAACTTCACAAAGGTGGAAAAGAAAACTATCCGAGGTGGAAAGAAATACGATTCAGACTCTGATGATGACTAGAGCTCAGTAGTCTTTGTAAATTGTTGTTTTATTTCTACTtacttttttaatgtgtttttaaacTTCTGTTGCTTTTAACCCGCTGGTCACAGTTCTCACATTCTGGGGTTCTGTGTACTCCATCCCGTACCAAGGCGCCTGCACCATATTCTTGTCCGGCATTTTCAGCCGAGGGAAACAGCGGAGTACTTAAATTAACCAGGAAGGATTTGAATCCTCTATTTTTGAGACTGAttttatcatgtttcttgcaTCATTATACCATTCATAATTGTGTTTCTGATCTACTGAGAACTAGAAATCTTGGTGAACTAGTTCAGGACTGATTCTTAACACTATTTTCTTTATACAACAGGCCATGTAACATTTACTGGTGTGTGACACTGCACTTGTAAATGAGCTAGGACACTCTTCACTTCTGGAATATATTTAAGTAGCTTTTAAAGAACTGCTTATTTATTCTAAATGCTGCCTGTTGATGCTGAATCAACTGATAGCAGCAGAAAACTATTTCAGGTTGTGAACATACTGCCTTATTTAAAGGGTCCCGATTGCCTGTATTACAAGACGTGCACTGAAGTGATCAGGGAGCACTTGAATGACATCTGAGGTAACCCCCCTGGCTCTCCTCAATAAAACCACCACagctgatttaaaaagaaaagttaaaaaaatgtctGCATCTCTGTAAGTTGTCAAAAGAACAAACTGCCAACATTTAttcaagaaaattagaaaatttgcTAAATCTGGTTTTTTTGCAGTTGACTGTAGCATTTACGCCTTGATCCCCCTTCTCTACCCTGCAGCACTCAGTTTTTTGGCCTTCATCTCCCCTTGGATTAGTGTTATTTCTCTAAGCTTCATGTTAAAACAGTCTTTTCCAAGCAAAACAGCTAAGGGGTctaaagctgctgctgcttctgcctggtcccCACTTACAGCTCAAACTGTAACTCGGGAATAGCACCTCAAGAATATCAGAACCCAGATGTTCTTGCCCCAGCTTGCCCACGGGGTAGAGGTTCCATACAAGGTGAGGCAAGTGAAAAAGACCAGGACAGCTATCCACTGCCCCATTTGCAGCTTCTGGATATCAGCTCTGCTGTTTGTGTCCTCAGCTCTTGTGAACAGCACAACAGGCCAGAAAAAGAGCTCTACAACATTCACCCGAGGGACCGACTTTACTCAGGTCAGAGTGATAGAGAAGCTTGAATACAGAGATGCTGCCAGTGGGTCTTTGCAGCAGTGGCAGCTAAGAGAATAGCAACAAGCATCAGGAAGCTGCCAATAAAAAGTCCAACAAAGAGCAAAAGAGGCAGAGCCCGAGGATTAGCACAGGCCTCAACAAGGCCCTGAATTTAATTGAAGCAAATTATTTGTCAGCTTAACGTTCCAAACCACTGCCATAAGCTTTCTAGAGGCTCAGTCCCAATGGTCGATGATCATAGGATGTGTAAGGATAGAGGCAAGCCAGCTAGAACCTTTCCAAGATTAGGGAGGGAAATGGCAGAGCAGAACTATCCACAATGAACAACAAAAGCACAAAACACCTACTGTCTGGCCTTGAAGGCAGAGGTCAGAATGAGCGTGTGTGCCAGACCTTCAAGTTGGAGCAGCAGTGGCTGACATTTCAGGATTAAAAGACTTCACCAAAACAGTGTTGATGCTACTAAACAAGCCCAGCTTGGGTAGAAGACCTGAATTTCTCCAGCTGCTGTGATGCGTAATCTAAACTATCCAGTTTTCAACACACAATTCAgacatgaaaaacagaaaacctcTGGCTACATAGGTGTTAAGAGGCAGTGCCCACATGTGGGAAACACTCCAAGGTGTTATTATCATTAACATATTGTAAGGAAAATTAGTCATGCTGGGTGTGAAAGAAGGTATGCGACTGTTCCATAACAATATATCAGAAATTCAGTAATTACTGAGAGCCAGCATCATGGTGTactgggttaagcctctgccgaTAGCATGGGCATCCTGTatggcatcagttcaagtcccagctgttccaggtgatccagcttcctgctaatgtgcctgggaaagcagt
Coding sequences within:
- the TXNDC9 gene encoding thioredoxin domain-containing protein 9 — translated: MEADASVDMFSKVLENQLLQSTKLVEEHLDAEIQKLDQMDEDDLERLKEKRLEALRKAQQQKQEWLSKGHGEYREIPSERDFFQEVKESKNVVCHFYRDSTFRCKILDRHLVILSKKHLETKFLKLNVEKAPFLCERLRIKVIPTLALVKDGKTKDYVVGFTDLGNSDDFTTETLEWRLGCSDIINYSGNLMEPPFQNQKKFGTNFTKVEKKTIRGGKKYDSDSDDD